One genomic segment of Pseudomonas chlororaphis subsp. aurantiaca includes these proteins:
- a CDS encoding helix-turn-helix domain-containing protein has translation MTNIQIINGTDGKPAFVVIPYAHYVAQQQEPDLIPHDVVSRIVDGATPIRAWREHLHLTQDEVARRLGISQPAFAQQESVAKPRRATREKIAAAFGIRADQLEL, from the coding sequence GTGACGAACATCCAGATCATCAATGGCACGGATGGCAAGCCGGCGTTCGTGGTGATTCCTTATGCGCACTATGTGGCACAACAGCAGGAGCCGGACCTGATCCCCCACGACGTGGTCAGCCGCATCGTTGACGGCGCCACGCCAATCCGCGCCTGGCGCGAACACCTGCACCTGACCCAGGACGAGGTCGCCAGGCGCCTGGGGATTTCCCAGCCGGCCTTCGCCCAGCAGGAAAGCGTCGCCAAGCCCCGTCGCGCCACCCGCGAGAAGATCGCCGCGGCCTTTGGCATTCGCGCCGACCAGCTGGAACTGTAA
- a CDS encoding DUF3010 family protein: MSICGIEIKGSEAIFAMATLQDGTAQHLANACKKITLDDDDEAANVKAFATQVAAFVRDNGISRIAIKKRSKKGEFAGGPTTFKIEGVFQLLDNCEVTLLSPQTINAQNKKHNFDLPATLNKYQHEAYKTACAALLKK, translated from the coding sequence ATGAGCATCTGCGGCATCGAAATCAAAGGCAGCGAAGCCATCTTCGCCATGGCCACCCTGCAAGACGGCACAGCGCAACACCTGGCCAACGCCTGCAAGAAAATCACCCTGGACGACGATGACGAAGCCGCCAACGTCAAAGCCTTCGCCACCCAGGTCGCAGCCTTCGTCCGCGACAACGGCATCAGCCGCATCGCCATCAAGAAACGCAGCAAAAAAGGCGAATTCGCCGGCGGCCCGACCACCTTCAAGATCGAAGGCGTGTTCCAGTTGCTGGACAACTGCGAGGTGACCCTGCTGTCGCCGCAGACCATCAACGCGCAGAACAAAAAGCACAACTTCGACCTGCCGGCGACGCTGAACAAGTATCAGCATGAGGCGTACAAGACCGCCTGTGCGGCGTTGCTGAAGAAATAA
- a CDS encoding GlxA family transcriptional regulator produces MSQDFYFLLMPGFSAIGFISAIEPLRVANRFRGELYRWHVLSADGGAVLASNGMSVNADAALEPLKRGATLLVVAGFEPLKFVTPALVHWLRRLDVEGVPLGGIDTGSVVLAEAGLLEGHRVTLHWEAIEAFKESYPQLSVTQELFEIDRRRITSAGGTASIDMMLDLIGQAHGPELAIQVSEQFVLGRIRPRKDHQRMEVATRYGIRNKKLVQVIGEMEQHSEPPLSTLQLAESIKVTRRQLERLFRLHLNDTPSNFYLGLRLEKARQLLRQTDMSVLEVSIACGFESPSYFTRSYRARFAQCPREDRRHSLKA; encoded by the coding sequence ATGTCCCAGGATTTCTATTTCTTGCTGATGCCGGGCTTCTCGGCCATCGGGTTCATCTCGGCCATCGAGCCGCTGCGCGTGGCCAACCGCTTTCGCGGCGAGCTGTATCGCTGGCATGTGCTGAGCGCCGATGGCGGCGCGGTATTGGCGAGCAACGGCATGTCGGTCAACGCCGATGCGGCGCTGGAGCCGTTGAAGAGGGGCGCGACCCTGCTGGTGGTGGCCGGCTTCGAGCCGCTGAAGTTCGTCACCCCGGCGCTGGTGCACTGGTTACGCCGCCTGGATGTGGAGGGCGTGCCCCTGGGCGGCATCGACACCGGCAGCGTGGTCCTGGCCGAAGCCGGGCTGCTCGAAGGCCACCGCGTGACCCTGCACTGGGAAGCGATCGAGGCATTCAAGGAGTCCTATCCCCAACTCAGCGTGACCCAGGAGCTGTTCGAGATCGACCGGCGGCGCATCACCTCGGCCGGCGGCACCGCGTCCATCGACATGATGCTCGACCTGATCGGCCAGGCCCACGGCCCGGAGCTGGCGATCCAGGTCAGCGAGCAGTTCGTGCTCGGGCGCATCCGCCCGCGCAAGGACCACCAGCGCATGGAAGTCGCCACCCGCTACGGCATCCGCAACAAGAAGCTGGTGCAGGTGATCGGCGAGATGGAGCAGCACAGCGAGCCGCCCCTGAGCACCCTGCAACTGGCGGAGTCGATCAAGGTCACCCGGCGTCAGCTCGAACGCCTGTTCCGCCTGCACCTGAACGACACCCCGAGCAACTTCTACCTGGGGCTGCGCCTGGAAAAGGCCCGGCAACTGCTGCGCCAGACCGACATGAGCGTGCTGGAAGTCAGCATCGCCTGTGGCTTCGAATCACCCTCGTATTTCACTCGCAGCTATCGCGCGCGTTTTGCCCAGTGCCCGCGGGAAGACCGGCGCCATAGCCTGAAGGCCTGA
- the choX gene encoding choline ABC transporter substrate-binding protein, translated as MKRLISSCVLALSGTVFLSSGAMAADAASCQNVRLGVVNWTDVIATSAMAQVLLDGLGYKTKQTSASQQIIFAGIRDQRLDLFLGYWNPLMTQTITPFVDAKQVKVLAEPSLKDARATLAVPTYLADKGLKTFADIAKFEKELGGKIYGIEPGSGANTQIKAMIAKNQFGLGKFQLVESSEAGMLAAVDRAVRRKEAVVFFGWAPHPMNVNVQMTYLTGSDDALGPNEGMATVWTVTAPTYAEQCPNVSRLLSNLTFSAEDESRMMQPLLDHKDALESAKQWLADHPQDKARWLEGVTTFDGKPAADNLKLTSQ; from the coding sequence ATGAAACGACTGATCAGCAGTTGCGTCCTTGCACTCAGCGGTACCGTCTTTCTCAGCTCCGGCGCCATGGCCGCCGACGCCGCCAGTTGCCAGAACGTGCGCCTCGGCGTGGTCAACTGGACCGACGTGATCGCCACCAGCGCCATGGCCCAGGTGCTGCTCGACGGCCTCGGCTACAAGACCAAGCAGACCAGCGCCTCGCAGCAGATCATTTTCGCCGGCATCCGCGACCAGCGCCTGGACCTGTTCCTCGGCTACTGGAATCCGCTGATGACTCAGACCATCACCCCGTTCGTCGACGCCAAGCAGGTCAAGGTGCTGGCCGAGCCCAGCCTCAAGGACGCTCGCGCCACCCTCGCGGTGCCCACCTACCTGGCGGACAAGGGCCTGAAGACCTTCGCCGACATCGCCAAATTCGAGAAGGAACTGGGCGGCAAGATCTACGGTATCGAGCCTGGTTCGGGCGCCAATACCCAGATCAAGGCGATGATCGCCAAGAACCAGTTCGGCCTGGGCAAATTCCAGCTGGTCGAATCCAGCGAGGCTGGCATGCTGGCGGCGGTGGATCGCGCGGTGCGGCGCAAGGAAGCCGTGGTGTTCTTCGGCTGGGCGCCGCACCCGATGAACGTTAACGTGCAGATGACCTACCTCACCGGCAGCGACGACGCCCTGGGCCCGAACGAAGGCATGGCCACGGTGTGGACCGTCACCGCGCCGACCTACGCCGAACAGTGCCCGAACGTCAGCCGGCTGCTGAGCAACCTGACCTTCAGCGCCGAGGACGAGAGCCGCATGATGCAGCCGCTGCTCGACCACAAGGACGCCCTGGAGTCGGCCAAGCAATGGCTGGCCGACCACCCGCAGGACAAGGCGCGCTGGCTCGAAGGGGTCACTACCTTCGATGGCAAGCCGGCCGCCGACAACCTGAAACTGACCAGCCAATAA
- a CDS encoding lysozyme inhibitor LprI family protein, producing the protein MKSIFLALALLATGAQAAEEADNSPCDSVEQDQQTLECATFNKTTAEQLLSDNLQSLLERLGTLYGSDKAQLADITAKVQSAQQLWQKQRDADCAIDTFPAKPGSKAYAIAQADCLARMSDERSEFLESIGQE; encoded by the coding sequence ATGAAATCGATCTTCCTGGCTTTGGCACTGCTGGCGACTGGCGCACAGGCGGCTGAAGAAGCCGACAACTCCCCGTGCGACAGCGTCGAACAGGACCAACAGACCCTGGAATGCGCCACTTTCAACAAAACCACCGCCGAGCAACTGCTGAGCGACAACCTGCAGAGCCTGCTCGAACGCCTGGGCACACTGTACGGCAGCGACAAGGCGCAGCTGGCCGACATCACCGCCAAGGTCCAGAGCGCCCAGCAGCTGTGGCAGAAACAGCGCGACGCCGACTGCGCCATCGACACCTTCCCCGCCAAACCCGGCAGCAAGGCCTACGCCATTGCCCAGGCCGATTGTCTGGCGCGCATGAGCGATGAGCGGTCGGAGTTTCTCGAGTCGATCGGGCAGGAGTAA
- a CDS encoding dipeptidase translates to MSPAELHADSIVIDGLIIAKWNRELFEDMRKGGLTAANCTVSVWEGFQATVNNIASSQKLIRENSDLVMPVRTTADIRKAKELGKTGILFGFQNAHAYEDQIGYVEVFKQLGVGIVQMCYNTQNLVGTGCYERDGGLSGFGREIVAEMNRVGVMCDLSHVGSKTSEEVILESKKPVCYSHCLPSGLKEHPRNKSDEELKFIADHGGFVGVTMFAPFLAKGIDSTIDDYAEAIEYTMNIVGEDAIGIGTDFTQGHGQDFFEYLTHDKGYARRLTNFGKIINPLGIRTVGEFPNLTETLLKRGHSERVVRKIMGENWVNVLKDVWGE, encoded by the coding sequence ATGAGCCCAGCCGAATTGCACGCCGACAGCATCGTTATCGACGGGCTGATCATTGCCAAGTGGAACCGTGAGCTGTTCGAAGACATGCGCAAGGGCGGCCTGACCGCGGCCAACTGCACCGTGTCGGTGTGGGAGGGCTTCCAGGCCACGGTCAACAACATCGCCTCCAGCCAGAAGCTGATCCGCGAGAACAGCGACCTGGTGATGCCGGTGCGTACCACCGCCGACATCCGCAAGGCCAAGGAGCTGGGCAAGACCGGCATCCTTTTCGGCTTCCAGAATGCCCACGCCTACGAGGACCAGATCGGCTACGTCGAGGTCTTCAAGCAGCTGGGCGTGGGTATCGTGCAGATGTGCTACAACACCCAGAACCTGGTGGGCACCGGCTGCTATGAGCGCGACGGCGGCCTGTCGGGCTTCGGTCGTGAGATCGTCGCCGAGATGAACCGCGTCGGCGTCATGTGCGACCTGTCCCACGTCGGCTCCAAGACCTCCGAGGAAGTCATCCTCGAATCGAAGAAACCGGTCTGCTACTCCCACTGCCTGCCGTCGGGTCTCAAGGAGCACCCGCGCAACAAGTCCGATGAAGAGCTGAAGTTCATCGCCGACCACGGCGGTTTCGTCGGCGTGACCATGTTCGCGCCGTTCCTGGCCAAGGGCATCGATTCGACCATCGACGACTACGCCGAAGCCATCGAGTACACCATGAACATCGTCGGCGAAGACGCCATCGGCATCGGCACCGACTTCACCCAGGGCCATGGCCAGGACTTCTTCGAATACCTGACCCACGACAAGGGCTACGCCCGTCGCTTGACCAACTTCGGCAAGATCATCAACCCGCTGGGCATCCGCACCGTGGGCGAGTTCCCCAACCTCACCGAGACCCTGCTCAAGCGCGGTCACTCCGAGCGTGTGGTGCGCAAGATCATGGGCGAGAACTGGGTGAATGTCCTGAAGGACGTCTGGGGCGAATAA